In the genome of Amphiura filiformis chromosome 4, Afil_fr2py, whole genome shotgun sequence, one region contains:
- the LOC140150376 gene encoding uncharacterized protein, with the protein MNNLLRYSMSTLISIGNGARNSILNRLDPITWNKINNFGICSSKTQRGCRAGKNKQRNIKTVTDIFDRSGIKFERGVNHSNLSPIQINHNQGGNLIHIACNSVGSSYDIGLPRTKFASWNAWSINKKTTSLVDLVIDKDLDVLALQETWPTGTPRDDCTLADIKSSLPNFAIFNTPRGTRGGGEIASKTFLTEFSSLLECVLSLPEEVVITGDFNYHVDVVDDRDACAFKDLIDEAGLQQHVSGPTHRSGHTLDLMLSLKDSSLISDVGTEQSLPSDHYAVLCTLNFARPAAVKQRLRYRKIREIDIDEFRNDIASSEMYTHPGTNVNELANQYNSILRELLDAHTPVTERSVNVRPMCQWYSDSLRSAKRHKRRLERKFRKSKLEVDRQIYIDACRSYRYALNESKRIYHNDRITGSNCKQLFRIVDSLTNPNKDRVLPTSKSPAHLANEFADYFDSKIQKIRENLNSSCHTELSVTLVDDCFSCFSEFKEMTEDKVRELIMQSPVKSCSSDPIPTPLLKKWGLTTVFQSC; encoded by the exons ATGAACAATTTACTACGATATTCTATGTCAACGCTTATTTCCATCGGAAATGGTGCGAGAAACTCTATTCTAAATAGACTTGACCCAATTACCTGGAATAAAATCAACAATTTTGGTATCTGTTCATCCAAAACACAGCGAGGATGTCGGGCTGGAAAGAATAAACAGCGTAACATCAAAACTGTCACTGATATCTTTGATCGTTCTGGTATAAAATTTGAACGCGGTGTTAATCATTCTAACCTCTCACCCATTCAGATTAACCACAATCAAGGCGGTAATCTCATTCACATAGCGTGTAACTCTGTAGGCTCTAGTTATGATATAGGCCTGCCTCGAACAAAATTCGCATCTTGGAATGCGTGGTCTATCAATAAGAAAACTACGTCTCTTGTTGACCTTGTCATCGACAAAGATCTCGATGTTCTGGCTCTGCAAGAGACATGGCCCACTGGAACACCGCGAGATGACTGCACGCTTGCTGACATCAAAAGCTCACTCCCGaactttgctatcttcaatacCCCTAGAGGAACGCGAGGCGGGGGC GAGATTGCTTCCAAAACGTTCCTCACCGAATTCTCCTCGCTACTTGAATGTGTTCTATCCTTGCCTGAAGAGGTTGTCATCACAGGTGATTTTAACTATCACGTGGACGTTGTTGACGATAGAGACGCGTGTGCCTTCAAAGATCTTATTGATGAAGCTGGACTCCAACAACATGTCTCCGGCCCAACACACCGCTCAGGACATACTCTCGACCTCATGCTTTCGCTTAAAGACTCTAGTTTGATTAGTGATGTTGGTACTGAGCAAAGTTTGCCTTCTGATCACTATGCTGTGTTATGCACCCTCAACTTTGCTCGTCCTGCGGCTGTGAAACAGAGACTTCGCTATAGAAAAATACGCGAAATTGACATTGATGAATTTAGGAACGACATTGCATCATCTGAAATGTACACTCATCCTGGAACCAATGTTAACGAACTTGCAAACCAGTACAACTCTATCCTTCGCGAGCTTCTTGACGCTCATACTCCAGTCACTGAAAGATCTGTCAATGTTAGACCAATGTGCCAATGGTACTCTGACAGTCTTCGTAGTGCAAAGAGGCACAAACGCCGTCTGGAGAGAAAGTTTCGGAAATCAAAACTTGAAGTAGACAGGCAAATCTACATCGACGCCTGCAGGTCTTATAGATATGCGTTGAACGAATCAAAACGTATTTACCATAATGACAGAATAACTGGAAGTAACTGCAAACAGCTGTTTAGAATTGTTGACTCGCTCACCAACCCGAACAAGGACCGCGTTCTTCCAACGTCCAAATCTCCTGCTCACCTCGCAAATGAGTTCGCTGACTACTTTGACAGTAAGATTCAGAAAATCCGTGAAAACCTGAACTCGAGTTGCCACACCGAGCTTTCTGTTACTCTCGTCGATGATTGTTTCAGTTGTTTTAGCGAGTTCAAAGAAATGACGGAGGATAAAGTTCGTGAGCTGATCATGCAATCTCCAGTGAAAAGTTGTTCTTCTGACCCTATACCTACCCCTCTCCTGAAGAAATGGGGACTTACCACAGTGTTTCAAAGTTGCTAA
- the LOC140151415 gene encoding uncharacterized protein, whose product MNTLKKLKGSSAGTRQVLPLKVNIVKAVKCKNNLMEAIVVDNSACSKVVIYNKTCQPFVVEGNAVMLLNTLVKASEIIVDQQSRMALLPKALEIPRKIMDQAEMLQLSQQHQSDQKIENLTNIADSTTVTILGQITELKEIQTFPSKYPPFQDVEVRNGSLSDDTGCVEFALWRKLAASKIQVGDTVRLHQMTKSTSTYAGTSRPKITSGRYTSIEHTVAAFNIKEPEDNFAEDGVIEAVLNAALYTACSQCKTSTKEGQFCFRCNTTVTPIKMPRCEVLIKQEDDYTPVTLFKTQLQDIIPTIPEEVSDLTSSIMTHLPTTIRFTRSPKKGNSSSTALSKMKVVSTTTN is encoded by the exons AATACACTCAAGAAGCTGAAAGGCAGCAGCGCCGGTACCCGGCAAGTCTTACCATTGAAGGTAAACATCGTGAAAGCAGTGAAATGCAAGAACAACCTAATGGAGGCCATTGTTGTTGACAACAGTGCATGCAG CAAAGTCGTCATCTACAACAAAACATGCCAACCCTTTGTTGTGGAGGGTAATGCCGTAATGCTACTGAACACGTTGGTCAAAGCTTCAGAGATAATCGTCGACCAACAGAGTCGCATGGCGTTGTTGCCCAAGGCACTTGAAATACCAAGGAAAATCATGGACCAGGCTGAAATGCTCCAACTATCACAGCAACACCAATCTGATCAGAAGATTGAAAACCTTACCAACATAGCTGATTCAACAACAGTAACAATTTTGGGACAGATAACTGAG CTCAAGGAAATCCAAACATTTCCAAGTAAGTACCCACCATTCCAAGATGTAGAGGTGAGAAACGGAAGTCTTTCAGATGACACAGGGTGTGTTGAGTTTGCATTGTGGCGGAAGTTAGCAGCTTCAAAAATCCAAGTTGGGGACACGGTCCGACTACACCAAATGACTAAATCGACATCCACCTATGCTGGCACATCAAGACCTAAAATTACATCTGGACGTTACACATCCATTGAG CACACAGTAGCAGCTTTTAACATTAAAGAACCAGAAGACAACTTTGCAGAAGATGGCGTCATCGAGGCCGTCCTTAATGCAGCTCTCTACACTGCTTGCAGCCAGTGCAAGACATCGACCAAGGAAGGACAGTTTTGCTTTAGATGCAACACAACAGTCACACCTATTAAGATGCCAAGGTGTGAAGTTCTCATCAAACAAGAGGACGACTACACACCAGTGACTCTTTTCAAAACACAGCTTCAGGACATTATACCCACAATACCAGAAGAAGTATCAGACCTGACAAGTTCCATCATGACTCACCTCCCAACCACGATCCGCTTCACGCGATCTCCCAAGAAGGGTAATTCCTCATCAACAGCCCTCTCCAAAATGAAGGTGGTATCAACTACAACAAATTAA